A stretch of Ectothiorhodospiraceae bacterium BW-2 DNA encodes these proteins:
- a CDS encoding histidinol-phosphate transaminase produces MTTIEQQIERWIAPPIRQLSAYHVPPAGGMVKLDAMENPYNWPLEWPVERQQAWMAELQQLSLNRYPDPNATELLQQLRRHYRIDDGLALLPGNGSDEIIQLLALAVAAPGRVVLAPEPGFVMYRMIATLVGMSFCGVPLQSDFSLDRGAMLSAIEARQPALIFLACPNNPTGNLWSKADIEAMIDAAPGLVVIDEAYAPFTAGRTWMGELSRYPNLLLMGTLSKWGVAGLRCGFLVGDPRWIEQLHKLRLPYNINSLTQLTARFALQHASDFEQQALDICAQRQQLYQQLSHYEALHPYPSQANFILVRLLRGEVDVLFNDIKSQGVLVKNLHPQGGLLTQCLRVTVGREAENGAFLRALAYGLAKQQLL; encoded by the coding sequence ATGACGACGATAGAACAGCAGATAGAGCGGTGGATAGCCCCCCCCATTCGCCAACTGAGCGCATATCATGTGCCCCCTGCCGGTGGTATGGTGAAGCTCGATGCGATGGAGAACCCCTATAACTGGCCGCTTGAGTGGCCGGTTGAGAGGCAGCAGGCGTGGATGGCAGAGCTACAGCAGTTGAGCCTGAACCGCTACCCCGATCCGAACGCAACCGAGCTGCTGCAACAGCTACGACGACACTACCGCATTGACGACGGATTGGCGCTACTACCCGGTAACGGCTCAGATGAGATTATTCAGCTACTAGCGCTGGCTGTGGCGGCACCTGGACGGGTGGTTCTGGCGCCGGAGCCTGGGTTTGTGATGTATCGCATGATTGCCACCTTGGTCGGGATGTCGTTTTGTGGTGTGCCGTTACAGAGCGATTTTAGCCTCGATAGGGGGGCGATGCTCAGTGCGATTGAGGCGCGGCAGCCGGCGCTAATCTTTCTCGCCTGCCCCAATAACCCAACCGGTAATCTCTGGTCAAAAGCCGATATTGAGGCCATGATTGACGCCGCCCCCGGGCTAGTGGTCATCGACGAGGCCTACGCCCCCTTTACCGCAGGACGCACCTGGATGGGGGAGCTGTCACGCTACCCTAACCTGCTACTGATGGGAACCCTCTCTAAATGGGGGGTGGCGGGGCTGCGCTGCGGCTTTTTGGTGGGGGATCCGCGCTGGATAGAGCAGCTACATAAGCTAAGATTGCCCTATAATATCAACAGCCTAACCCAGCTCACCGCCCGCTTCGCGCTACAGCACGCTAGCGATTTTGAGCAGCAGGCGCTTGATATTTGCGCACAGCGCCAGCAGCTCTACCAGCAGTTGAGTCACTATGAGGCCCTGCACCCCTACCCCTCACAGGCGAACTTTATCTTGGTGCGGCTGCTGCGGGGAGAGGTCGATGTGCTGTTTAACGATATAAAATCGCAAGGGGTGTTAGTTAAAAATCTGCACCCACAAGGGGGGCTGTTAACGCAGTGCCTGCGGGTGACAGTTGGCAGAGAGGCGGAGAATGGGGCCTTTTTGCGAGCGCTAGCGTATGGGTTAGCTAAACAGCAGCTACTATAG
- a CDS encoding GAF domain-containing protein, with protein sequence MLDRLDRLTQIGIALSSERDINRLIEMILIGAKELTYADGGTFYTVDDEAREVRMEIVRTDSLNFAMGGTTGVAIPFAPISLYNEQGDPNHQMVVTHAVLADKMINIPDAYNATGFDFSGTQKFDQKTGYRSRSFLTVPMKNHKNEIIGVLQLLNAIHPTTKEVIPFSDEAAQLTASLASQAAIALTNRRLIADLNTLLESLIQLIATAIDEKSPYTGGHCERVPQITMMLAEAAHQQQSGPFAQFQMSEEDRYELNVAAWLHDCGKLTTPEYVVDKRTKLETIYDRIETVTTRIELLKRDATLNALEQRLEALKRGEPDPIAQLESQLNQIQQQLDAEASFLERANTGGEFMDAADQQRVRDIGQQMITLRGEPRPLLNPEEIDNLTISRGTLTKEERDIINHHIVATIDMLNTLPFPKHLSRVPEYAGGHHERIDGKGYPKGLTGEQMSLQAKMMAIADIFEALTAPDRPYKEGKKLSEALKIMGFMAGEGHIDKQLFKLFIDEKIYAQYAERFIAPHQVDEIVAERIPNYDKLID encoded by the coding sequence ATGCTGGATAGACTCGATCGACTAACCCAAATCGGCATCGCCCTCTCCAGCGAACGAGATATTAACCGACTCATAGAGATGATCCTCATTGGCGCTAAAGAGCTCACCTACGCCGATGGCGGCACCTTTTACACCGTCGATGATGAGGCGCGAGAGGTCAGAATGGAGATTGTCCGCACCGACTCGCTCAACTTTGCCATGGGGGGCACCACTGGGGTGGCCATCCCCTTTGCGCCGATCTCGCTCTACAACGAACAGGGCGACCCTAACCACCAGATGGTAGTGACCCACGCGGTACTGGCCGATAAGATGATTAACATCCCTGATGCCTATAACGCCACCGGTTTCGACTTCTCCGGCACCCAAAAATTTGATCAAAAGACCGGCTACCGCTCGCGCTCATTCCTAACGGTACCGATGAAAAACCATAAAAACGAAATTATCGGCGTGCTACAGCTACTCAATGCCATCCACCCCACCACCAAAGAGGTGATCCCCTTCTCCGACGAGGCAGCGCAGCTCACCGCCTCACTCGCCTCACAAGCGGCAATCGCCTTAACCAACCGGCGGCTAATTGCCGATCTAAATACCCTGTTAGAGTCGTTAATTCAACTTATCGCCACCGCCATCGACGAAAAATCGCCCTACACCGGCGGCCACTGCGAACGGGTCCCCCAAATCACCATGATGCTCGCCGAAGCGGCCCACCAGCAGCAGAGCGGCCCTTTTGCTCAGTTTCAGATGAGCGAAGAGGATCGTTACGAACTCAATGTGGCCGCCTGGCTGCACGACTGCGGCAAGCTCACCACCCCTGAATATGTCGTCGATAAGCGCACCAAACTAGAGACCATCTACGATCGCATCGAGACCGTCACCACCCGCATTGAACTGTTAAAGCGCGATGCCACCCTTAACGCCCTAGAGCAGCGGTTAGAGGCACTAAAACGGGGCGAGCCCGATCCGATCGCGCAGCTAGAGAGCCAATTAAACCAGATCCAACAGCAACTCGATGCCGAGGCGAGCTTTTTAGAGAGGGCCAACACCGGTGGCGAATTTATGGATGCCGCCGACCAACAGCGAGTACGCGATATCGGCCAGCAGATGATCACCCTTCGAGGGGAGCCCCGCCCGCTGCTAAATCCCGAAGAGATCGACAACTTAACGATCTCTCGCGGCACTCTAACCAAAGAGGAGCGCGATATTATTAACCACCATATCGTCGCCACTATCGATATGCTCAATACCCTCCCCTTCCCTAAACACCTAAGCCGAGTGCCCGAATATGCCGGCGGTCACCACGAACGGATCGACGGTAAGGGGTATCCGAAGGGGCTCACCGGCGAGCAGATGTCACTCCAGGCCAAAATGATGGCCATTGCCGATATCTTCGAAGCGCTCACCGCCCCAGACAGACCCTATAAAGAGGGTAAAAAGCTCTCCGAGGCGCTTAAAATTATGGGCTTTATGGCCGGTGAGGGGCATATCGATAAGCAGCTATTTAAGCTCTTTATCGATGAGAAAATTTATGCCCAGTACGCCGAGCGCTTTATCGCCCCGCACCAGGTGGATGAGATTGTGGCAGAGAGGATTCCGAACTACGATAAGCTGATCGATTAG